From Sphingomonas nostoxanthinifaciens, a single genomic window includes:
- a CDS encoding membrane-bound PQQ-dependent dehydrogenase, glucose/quinate/shikimate family, with product MAERAARRPYFTGIVFLLVGLVLAVGGGMLIAVGGSPYYLIAGIGLAATGVLALRRSVAALWLYGVVLLGTVIWAIGEVGMNGWSLEPRLVAPTVLGLWLLLPWVRRGLRTGDSQRPAAKYAVFAPAIASVIAIVVLIAGFLQPVGVEGTATASALPGQVDNSVPDSDWAFYGRTPKGDRFSPLGQITPANVNQLKVAWQTQTGDRMRPGEDIGGTDAGHEFNFEATPLKIADTVYVCTGHSWVEALDAATGKIKWKFDPHADTNPDVYLACRGVAYYVAPAGKTNTCATRIISPVLDARVVALDAVTGKPCEDFGTHGFIDLKQYLGHVPAGFHFVTSPPLVLHDRMILGGWVYDNQARGEPSGAVRAFDPISGKIIWAWDVGHPDQVVHPGDGTVLTRGTPNAWGVYTADAASNTVYLPLGNATPDYYGGGRRPFDNAYNSSIVALDITTGTPKWHYQTTHHDVWDMDLPIGPSLVDLPMGGKMVPALVQSNKRGEFFVLNRMTGQPIVKTIEKPVPTDGVPGDTMSPTQPYPVGMPSLTPADLVEHHLWGATPIDQMLCRIQFRQAHYEGQFTPPQLKKTIVYPAFDGVVDWHGASIDPTRKLLIANANYIPFMVTMKPRGPFQASGKVPAWNGSGNEPDTHGIAPQYGTPYVGMVHPWLNPLGVPCNPPPWGTLTAIDLTTHKVVWQHPIGDTRATGLFGTHTNLPMKTGIFNIGGNMITAGGLVFIGATADNMFRAIDINTGKTIWSTQLPAGGNATPMSYAVNGRQYVLIAAGGHGGLGTKTGDYLVAYALPQG from the coding sequence ATGGCCGAACGCGCCGCTCGCCGTCCATACTTCACAGGTATCGTCTTCCTCCTCGTCGGCCTCGTGCTGGCAGTCGGGGGTGGAATGCTGATCGCCGTGGGCGGATCGCCTTATTATCTGATCGCCGGCATCGGCCTGGCGGCGACCGGCGTCCTCGCGCTTCGGCGGAGCGTCGCGGCCTTGTGGCTCTACGGCGTCGTGCTGCTCGGCACGGTGATCTGGGCGATCGGCGAGGTCGGCATGAACGGCTGGAGCCTCGAGCCGCGCCTCGTCGCGCCGACGGTGCTCGGGCTGTGGCTGCTGCTGCCATGGGTTCGGCGTGGGCTTCGCACGGGTGATTCCCAGCGTCCTGCTGCGAAATATGCGGTCTTTGCGCCCGCGATCGCCTCGGTGATCGCGATCGTCGTGCTGATCGCCGGTTTCCTCCAGCCGGTCGGCGTCGAGGGCACCGCTACCGCGTCGGCGCTGCCGGGGCAGGTCGACAACAGCGTGCCCGACAGCGACTGGGCCTTTTACGGCCGCACGCCCAAGGGCGATCGTTTCTCGCCGCTCGGCCAGATCACGCCGGCCAACGTCAACCAGCTGAAGGTGGCGTGGCAGACCCAGACCGGCGATCGCATGCGTCCCGGCGAGGATATCGGCGGCACCGATGCCGGCCACGAATTCAATTTCGAGGCGACCCCGCTCAAGATCGCCGACACGGTCTATGTCTGCACCGGGCACAGCTGGGTCGAGGCGCTCGATGCGGCGACCGGCAAGATCAAGTGGAAGTTCGATCCCCACGCCGACACCAACCCCGACGTGTACCTCGCCTGCCGCGGCGTGGCTTATTACGTCGCGCCGGCGGGCAAGACCAACACCTGCGCGACGCGCATCATCTCGCCCGTGCTCGATGCGCGCGTGGTGGCGCTCGACGCCGTCACCGGCAAGCCGTGCGAGGATTTCGGCACGCACGGCTTCATCGATCTGAAGCAGTATCTCGGCCACGTCCCGGCCGGCTTCCACTTCGTCACCTCGCCGCCTTTGGTGCTGCACGATCGCATGATCCTGGGCGGCTGGGTCTATGACAATCAGGCACGCGGCGAGCCTTCGGGCGCGGTGCGCGCATTCGATCCGATCAGCGGCAAGATCATCTGGGCTTGGGATGTCGGCCATCCCGATCAGGTGGTGCATCCGGGCGACGGCACGGTGCTGACGCGCGGCACGCCCAATGCGTGGGGCGTCTATACCGCCGATGCGGCGTCGAACACGGTCTATCTGCCGCTCGGCAACGCCACGCCGGACTATTATGGCGGCGGCCGCCGGCCGTTCGACAACGCCTATAACAGCTCGATTGTCGCGCTCGACATCACCACCGGCACACCCAAGTGGCATTACCAGACCACCCACCACGACGTGTGGGACATGGATCTGCCGATCGGCCCGTCGCTGGTCGATCTGCCGATGGGCGGCAAGATGGTGCCCGCGCTGGTCCAGTCGAACAAGCGCGGCGAGTTCTTCGTGCTGAACCGCATGACCGGCCAGCCGATCGTCAAGACGATCGAGAAGCCGGTGCCTACCGACGGCGTACCCGGCGACACGATGTCGCCGACCCAGCCCTACCCGGTCGGCATGCCCTCGCTCACCCCGGCCGATCTGGTCGAGCACCACCTGTGGGGCGCGACCCCGATCGATCAGATGCTCTGCCGCATCCAGTTCCGGCAGGCGCATTATGAAGGGCAGTTCACGCCGCCGCAGCTCAAGAAGACGATCGTCTATCCGGCGTTCGACGGCGTGGTCGACTGGCACGGCGCCTCGATCGATCCGACGCGCAAGCTGCTGATCGCCAATGCCAACTACATCCCCTTCATGGTGACGATGAAGCCGCGCGGCCCGTTCCAGGCATCCGGCAAGGTGCCGGCATGGAACGGCAGCGGCAACGAGCCGGACACTCACGGCATCGCCCCGCAATATGGCACGCCCTATGTCGGCATGGTCCATCCGTGGCTCAACCCGCTCGGAGTCCCCTGCAACCCGCCGCCATGGGGTACGCTGACGGCGATCGACCTGACCACGCACAAGGTCGTGTGGCAGCACCCGATCGGCGACACGCGGGCGACCGGCCTGTTCGGCACCCACACCAACCTGCCGATGAAGACCGGTATCTTTAACATCGGTGGCAACATGATCACGGCCGGCGGCCTGGTCTTCATCGGAGCGACCGCCGACAACATGTTCCGCGCGATCGACATCAACACCGGCAAGACGATCTGGAGCACGCAGCTTCCGGCCGGTGGCAATGCGACGCCGATGTCCTACGCGGTCAACGGCCGGCAATATGTGCTGATCGCCGCCGGCGGCCATGGTGGCCTCGGTACCAAGACGGGCGACTATCTGGTCGCCTACGCGCTGCCGCAGGGCTGA
- a CDS encoding carbohydrate porin, whose product MRRWWSTAAIAAATILVARPAFAQSQAQPTSDATAKAGETAAASGDASPAEHLFGDWGGVRTRLVDAGIDLMASYLSETAGVASGGLRRGVAYADQEKLQADIDLETLVNLKGWSVHGTLLSRHGYSASSSFLGDDLDAVQEIYGATGNANIHLGQLYLQHMSGGPIGVDVKFGRLPVGADFNTSPLYCGFLSLGMCPQPRGQSIDGSFSVDPSSTWGGRLKLGEGHLSIAAGAYQVRPRYGGPSGFDWGLSNTTGYVVPVEAVWSPSFGPGKLQGHYKLGLTYDSSDRPDLTPGGTLHSHSVSYYASFDQMLIRIGKGGADGVMLLGGWTHADPDTAIFRDYGFIGLVARGIVPSRPADALQLLATHGWISHSLTDAQRVALVEGMTLPTGFAPAPGSFAGPATAPGVQTATTVYEANYAMHVARGLILTPDFQYVVHPGAATSVPNATIFAGRAEIDF is encoded by the coding sequence ATGCGGAGATGGTGGTCGACGGCCGCGATTGCCGCGGCCACCATCCTCGTCGCGCGTCCGGCGTTCGCGCAGAGCCAGGCGCAGCCCACCAGCGACGCGACCGCCAAGGCCGGCGAGACGGCGGCGGCATCGGGCGACGCGTCGCCGGCCGAGCATTTGTTCGGCGACTGGGGCGGCGTGCGCACGCGGCTGGTCGATGCGGGCATCGACCTGATGGCGAGCTACCTGTCGGAAACGGCGGGCGTCGCCTCCGGCGGCCTGCGCCGCGGCGTCGCCTATGCCGATCAGGAGAAATTGCAGGCCGATATCGACCTGGAGACGCTGGTGAATCTCAAGGGCTGGAGCGTCCACGGCACGCTCCTGTCGCGCCACGGCTACAGCGCCAGCTCCAGCTTTCTCGGCGACGATCTCGATGCCGTGCAGGAAATCTACGGCGCGACCGGCAACGCCAACATCCATCTCGGCCAGCTTTATCTGCAGCATATGAGCGGCGGGCCGATCGGGGTCGACGTCAAGTTCGGGCGCCTTCCGGTCGGTGCCGACTTCAACACCTCGCCGCTCTACTGCGGGTTCCTCTCGCTCGGCATGTGTCCGCAGCCGCGCGGGCAGTCGATCGACGGCAGCTTCTCGGTCGATCCGAGCTCGACCTGGGGCGGCCGGCTGAAGCTGGGTGAAGGCCATCTGTCGATCGCGGCGGGCGCCTATCAGGTGCGGCCGCGCTACGGCGGTCCGTCCGGCTTCGATTGGGGTCTCAGCAACACGACCGGTTATGTCGTGCCGGTCGAGGCGGTCTGGTCGCCGAGCTTCGGTCCCGGCAAGCTGCAGGGGCATTACAAGCTCGGCCTGACCTACGACAGCAGCGATCGCCCCGATCTGACGCCCGGCGGGACGCTGCACAGCCATAGCGTCTCTTATTATGCCAGCTTCGATCAGATGCTGATCCGCATCGGCAAGGGCGGCGCCGATGGGGTGATGCTCCTCGGCGGCTGGACCCATGCCGATCCCGACACCGCGATCTTCCGCGACTATGGCTTTATCGGCCTCGTTGCCCGCGGCATCGTGCCGTCCCGGCCGGCCGATGCCCTCCAGCTGCTCGCAACTCATGGCTGGATCAGCCACTCGCTCACCGACGCGCAGCGCGTGGCGCTCGTCGAGGGGATGACGTTGCCCACCGGCTTCGCCCCCGCGCCCGGTTCGTTCGCCGGCCCGGCGACCGCGCCCGGCGTGCAGACCGCGACGACGGTCTACGAGGCCAATTATGCCATGCATGTGGCGCGCGGCCTGATCCTGACGCCCGACTTCCAATATGTCGTCCATCCGGGCGCGGCGACGAGCGTGCCGAACGCCACCATCTTCGCGGGGCGTGCAGAGATCGACTTCTGA